In Cutaneotrichosporon cavernicola HIS019 DNA, chromosome: 1, one DNA window encodes the following:
- a CDS encoding uncharacterized protein (glucokinase regulator family protein), translating into MPTATTLPLKSVNGHTDAPHIPGSPPRPELIAKLNASLATIKHGPNGIFANSYASPTPSGDTTPVPFIDLSALQTEGRNAKTRDIDIANTEEMCGMINEQDQTVALSVQRCIPTIARVIDALAPKVRSGGRVVYVGAGTSGRLGILDASEIPPTFSAPYGQWIGLIAGGNRAIQKAVEGAEDSPELGASDLEAISPPLSPDLDSVIGLAASGRTPYVLGALEWARTRGVYTAGICCVAPSAMAAHCVDAIECPVGPEVVTGSTRMKSGTAQKMILNMISTGVQLRVGKTYGNLMVDVKRSNAKLINRARGIFRAVLEPYAAKVHLAVGLEDDDGIDRLIDACDGSVKKGMVAARWRCSPKEATARLEAADGLLKKALEAEA; encoded by the exons ATGCCCACGGCCACCACTCTCCCGCTCAAGTCCGTCAACGGGCACACTGACGCGCCACACATCCCTGGCTCACCTCCGCGTCCCGAGCTCATCGCCAAGTTGAACGCGTCTCTCGCAACGATCAAGCATGGCCCCAACGGCATCTTTGCCAACTCATACGCGTCTCCAACCCCGAGCGGCGACACCACTCCCGTGCCATTCATCGACCTGTCGGCACTTCAGACCGAGGGGCGTAATGCCAAAACCCGCGACATCGACATTGCGAATACCGAGGAGATGTGCG GAATGATCAATGAGCAGGACCAGACTGTTGCGCTCAGTGTTCAGCGGTGTATCCCAACAATTGCACGGGTTAtcgacgccctcgcacCAAAGGTCCGCTCCGGCGGCCGCGTCGTATACGTCGGCGCAGGGACGAGTGGGCGGCTGGGGATTCTCGATGCGAGCGAGATCCCGCCAACTTTCTCGGCTCCATACGGCCAGTGGATCGGCTTGATCGCGGGCGGTAACCGCGCGATTCAGAaggcggtcgagggcgccgaAGACAGtcccgagctcggcgcgtcAGACCTCGAAGCAATTTCCCCCCCTCTTTCCCCGGACCTCGACTCGGtcatcggcctcgccgctTCGGGTCGCACACCTTATGTCCTCGGTGCGCTCGAGTGGGCTCGCACGCGTGGTGTCTACACGGCTGGTATCTGTTGTGTTGCCCCCTCCGCCATGGCTGCTCACTGTGTCGATGCGATCGAATGTCCCGTCGGCCCCGAGGTCGTTACGGGAAGCACGCGGATGAAGAGCGGCACAGCGCAAAAGATGATACTCAATATGATCAGCACGGGGGTCCAGTTGCGCGTGGGCAAAACGTACGGTAACCTCATGGTCGACGTTAAGCGCTCGAATGCCAAGCTCATCAACCGTGCCCGCGGGATCTTTAGAGCCGTACTCGAGCCATACGCTGCGAAAGTCCATCTTGCCGTGGGCCTggaagatgacgacggCATCGACAGGCTCATTGACGCGTGCGACGGAAGCGTCAAGAAGGGCATGGTTGCGGCTCGGTGGCGCTGCTCCCCCAAGGAGGCTACGGCGCGACTAGAGGCCGCAGATGGGCTGCTCAAGAaggccctcgaggccgaagcTTAG